The nucleotide window TAGGCGCCGCGACGATAGTAGTACTCGGCGGCGTGAACCTCATGGGCCGCCATTGCATTGACGGCGTAGCGCATGCGCAGGGCCGCATCGTTCGCGTACTTGCTGGTCGGATAGTGCTCGACCAGATACTTGAAGCTGTCGTAGGCCGCACGCAGGGCCTTCGGGTCGCGCTCGCTCAGATCCTGGCCGGAGAAGCGGCCGAACAGACCCAGGTCGTCGTTGAAGTTGATCAGACCCTTGAGGTAATAGGCGTAATCGATCGAAGGGCTGTCCGGATGCAGCCGGATGAAGCGATCGACGGCGGCCAGCGCCTGTGCCGGCTCGTTGTCCTTGTAATAGGAGTAAGCCGTGTTGATTTGCGCTTGCTGGGCATGCGGGCCGAACGGGTCGCGGCCTTCGAGCAACTCGTAGTACTTCGCGGCCTTGGTGTAGTCGCCGCTATCGAAGCTGTCCTTGGCTTCCGAGTATAATTTGTTCGTCGACCAGCCGGCCGTTTCGTCGACTTTCTCCGGCAAAATGCCGCAGGCGGCCACGCCGCCGACCACGACTGCGGCCAGCATCAGTTGTTTGACAAGTTTCAGGGCTTGCATGCTCGTTGGCTTCACTTCTCGATGACCCGATCAATTCTGCCGGATTATAGCGTAACCGCCTCATTTGCCACGGAAATTGCGGAGGATTCGTCTGACGACGACCTCGATTCGCTTCCCGACGCTTTTCCGAGTGCCCCCCATGTCGCCCTTGCCGCGGGAGAATCCCCGGGGGCAGCCGCGCCCGACGGTGCCCCGGACGCCGCGCCGCTGCGCGCCATCCTGCCCGAATCGGTCGCAGGCGAGCGCCTCGACAAGGCGCTCGCGCAGTGCTTTCCCGAATATTCCCGAAGCCGCTTGCAGGCGTGGGTCGAAGACGGTCGCGTGACGCTCGACGGCGAGACGGCGAAGGTACGCCAGAAGGTGGCGGGCGGCGAGGCCGTATGCATCACCCCCGCCGCGCTGCCGGAACAACTTGCGTTCGCGCCGGAACCGGTGCCGCTCGATGCGGTGTACGAAGACGCGACGCTCGCCGTCTTCAACAAGCCTCCGGGGCTGGTCGTGCATCCGGCCGCGGGCAATTGGTCCGGCACGCTGCTCAACGGCTTGCTGCATCGCTACGGCCAGGCGGCGGCAGACCTGCCGCGCGCGGGGATCGTGCATCGACTGGACAAGGAGACCTCGGGCCTGATGGTCGTGGCGCGCACGCTGGTGGCGCAGACCGATCTGGTGCGGCAATTGCAGGCGCGCACGGTCAAGCGACACTATGCCGCGCTGGTATGGGGGCGCGCGCCGCAACGCACCCTCGTGGACGCGCCCATCGGGCGCGACCCTCGCGAGCGTACCCGCATGGCTGTCGTGCACGGTCAGGGCGGCAAACCGGCGCGCACCCGCGTCGTCACCGTCGCCAGTACGGAATGGGACGGCTCCCCGGTGTCGCTCGTGCTCTGTTCGCTGGACACGGGGCGAACGCACCAGATACGCGTGCATCTCTCGCACCTCGGGCATTCGCTGCTGGGCGACCCGCTATACAAGCCTCGCCACAAGCGACCGACCCTGCCGGGTGGCTTCGCACGGCAGGCACTGCACGCCTGGCGGCTTGGACTGATGCACCCCGAAGACGGACGGCCCATGCATTGGCAGGCGCCTTTGCCTGACGACATGCGTGAACTCATGACCGCGCTCGGGCTCGAATTCGACTTCTCAACGCTCCCCGATTCGCTCGATGACTTCTTTCCTGCCTGAGTTCCTGCCGGAGCAAGACCCGATGCCCGCGGACTGGATCGTGCCCGACTGGCCGGCCCCCGCCAATGTCCGCGCCGTGTTCACCACTCGCGCGGGCGGGGTCAGCCAAGGCCCGCAAGCCACGTTCAACCTGGGTTACAAGGCAGACGACGATCCCGATGCCGTGCGCATCAACCGCGAATTGCTGGCTGCCCGCACGGGCGTGCCGTCGGCGTTTGTGGCGCAGGTCCACGGTCCGCGCGTGGTCGACGCCGGCACCGCACTCGACGCCCTGAATGCCGGTGAGCCGTTGCAGGCCGACGCCAGTGCGACGAGCGCCGTCGGTCTGGCCAGTATCGTGATGGTGGCCGATTGCCTGCCCGTGTTGCTGTGCGATGCCCGGGGGCGCGCCGTCGCCGCCGCCCATGCGGGCTGGCGTGGACTTTGCGCCGGGGTGATCGAGCAGACGGTGCGGGCACTCCGCGCTCGCCTGCCGCAAGACGACGCGGACGCGCCCGTCATTGCGTGGCTCGGGCCGTGCATCGGCCCGACAGCGTTCGAAGTCGGTCCCGAGGTGCGCGAGGCGTTCCTTGCCGCGGCCACGCCGCAAGAGCACGATGCCACTCGGGCCGCCTTCGTCGCGCACGGCGCCCCGGACGTTGGCAAGTCGATGGCGGATCTTTGCGCGCTTGCGCGTCTGCGGC belongs to Pandoraea pnomenusa and includes:
- a CDS encoding outer membrane protein assembly factor BamD — translated: MQALKLVKQLMLAAVVVGGVAACGILPEKVDETAGWSTNKLYSEAKDSFDSGDYTKAAKYYELLEGRDPFGPHAQQAQINTAYSYYKDNEPAQALAAVDRFIRLHPDSPSIDYAYYLKGLINFNDDLGLFGRFSGQDLSERDPKALRAAYDSFKYLVEHYPTSKYANDAALRMRYAVNAMAAHEVHAAEYYYRRGAYLAAVNRAQSALKEYDKAPALEDALGIMIKSYDKLGMTELRDDARRVMEKTYPNSGYLTVGHRTDTSGDKKSWWQIWR
- the pgeF gene encoding peptidoglycan editing factor PgeF, which produces MTSFLPEFLPEQDPMPADWIVPDWPAPANVRAVFTTRAGGVSQGPQATFNLGYKADDDPDAVRINRELLAARTGVPSAFVAQVHGPRVVDAGTALDALNAGEPLQADASATSAVGLASIVMVADCLPVLLCDARGRAVAAAHAGWRGLCAGVIEQTVRALRARLPQDDADAPVIAWLGPCIGPTAFEVGPEVREAFLAAATPQEHDATRAAFVAHGAPDVGKSMADLCALARLRLAREGVTSVSGGKWCTVAEPSRFYSYRRDRTTGRMAALVWRTN
- a CDS encoding RluA family pseudouridine synthase, which produces MTRSILPDYSVTASFATEIAEDSSDDDLDSLPDAFPSAPHVALAAGESPGAAAPDGAPDAAPLRAILPESVAGERLDKALAQCFPEYSRSRLQAWVEDGRVTLDGETAKVRQKVAGGEAVCITPAALPEQLAFAPEPVPLDAVYEDATLAVFNKPPGLVVHPAAGNWSGTLLNGLLHRYGQAAADLPRAGIVHRLDKETSGLMVVARTLVAQTDLVRQLQARTVKRHYAALVWGRAPQRTLVDAPIGRDPRERTRMAVVHGQGGKPARTRVVTVASTEWDGSPVSLVLCSLDTGRTHQIRVHLSHLGHSLLGDPLYKPRHKRPTLPGGFARQALHAWRLGLMHPEDGRPMHWQAPLPDDMRELMTALGLEFDFSTLPDSLDDFFPA